TTCTCGATACGCTTCAGGACCAGGTTCTTATCCTCTTCGGAAAGAACCTCCATATGGCTGACTTCAAGCTGGAGCTGGTCGTTTCTCATCATGACCTCTCCGCTGACATGCACTATATCCCCAAGTTCGACCTCGGGATATGCCCTCTTGCCTGCCTCTATGAAAGCGGCTGCATTCTCCTTCCCGGTCTCGTCGATAAGCGTGAAGATAGTAGGGCCGCTCGTCTGCTTGATCTGGGCGATCTCCACATCGAGGCTGACATTGTTGCCGACCCTGCTCCTTAGATCGCCGAGCCTCGTCTGGGGCCTTTTGCAGACGACATTGCTTACCTCGTAATTCCGGATCGTTACCTCTTCGAGATCGATATTCCCGTTGTCCCGGATATTCCTCACGAGGACAAGAAGTTTGTCGCCTTCATTATGCTCGGTTTTGACGTTGCTTATATGAATCAGACCTTTGATATGGCTGTTTAAGTAAACGAAAGTTCCGAATTTTGCAAATCCCTGCACCTTCGCTTCATATACGTTTCCGATTACGATATCGCTCAGTTCGCATCCCGAACCGAGACGATAGACCATGTTATCGCTGTTTTCCATTGAATTATTCACATCCGGTTAAATTTTCAGATCCATTGTTATGACCGGCTTTCGAGAGCGTATAAAGTCTGCACTCGCCGTCTCTTCTGCCCTTCGCTATGATCACATCTCCGGCGTTAAGAACCGTGTTCTTGCCGGGCCTGTATTTCCACCGGTCTCCGCTCTCTATCGCAAGTACTACCATTCCCGTTATCGTACCCAGGGAGGCTTCCTTAAGCGTCTTTCCTGCAAGAGACGAAGACTCGTCGATACTTACCTTTGAAATTATTTCATCGGACTCCCTGACGATCTTTTTGAAGACCGGGGGTATCTCTATATCCCTGAGAATTACATCGACTATAAGAGAGGCCGCATTGCTTATCCCCTCTGCAAAAGAGGACATATACAGCATTCCCCTGAGATATTCCACGTTTGAAATTCTTTTTGCGGCTTCGAGGATCCAGAGATCGAGTTTGTATCTCATATCGTCCATTCTTGAATCAAGGGATACGACCTCGTCTGCCACCTCACGGTTGTTGAACATAAGCGAGGTATATGCAAGGCCGACGGCAAGTTCGCTGAGGTCTTTCATCTCGATTATGAGGGAGACCGCCCTGTCGAGATCGGATACTACCGCCCCGGCGGCCTCTTCTTCGCCGGATCTCGGGTCGTTGCCCGTAATCTCATAGAAGGGCCTTATACCGACTTCGAGTCCCTTTGCAATGAGAATGTCGCCGTCGAGGATTCTTGTCTCCCTGTCGGGATCGTACATCCACGAGACACCTCTCCTAATCGCAATCACTCTCATGCCGGTCGTACTCTGGAGTTTCTGTTCGCCGAGGGTCTTGCCGTCGATGGAACTGTTGTCCCTGACCTTTACCCGGAAAGTAACCTCCTCGGCTTCGGGGAGCGCCTGCTTCAGCCTCGAAGGGAACTTTACATCCTTTAAAATAATCTTGGCGATCTCGGAGGCGGAGTTGGAGATCTTTTCGGCCGCTTCTGCGACCTGGAGCATCCCGCTCATCGATTCCGCCTCTTCGACTCTCCTTGCACCGAGAATGCTCTGGATTCTCGCCTGGTACACAAGCTGGTTCATACTCTCTTCGAGGCTGACTACCTCTCTGGCAATCTCTTTATTTTCAAAAAGAATTGCAGAATATGCAAGATCAACCATAAGCTCCGCAATATCCTTCATCTCAATAAGAACATCTTTAAAACTTACAGGCTGATATTCAAGTTCAGTCATAACTTAATTAATCCTTAAATCGTGCGTCCAAAATATTTATCATTATATGTTCTTTCTACAAGAGTAAATTAATGACGGTTACAAGCAGTGCGGCTCCCGTGAGGTCGATGAAACTTGTGATCACAGGTATGCCGAAATTATCGGGATCGAGACCGTACCTGAATGACATGCTCGCGGCAAAATAACCGATAAAATTCACGAGCGTAATGACGAGCAGCCCGGTCGTTATGCAGATTACCATCAGCAGCGAAAGCGGTGGCGAATCGAGCCCGAGCATCATCGATGCATAGTACACGGTCAGCACAAGAACCGGTATGAGGATAAACGAATACAGGTAACTCTGCCCGAAATGCCCGAAGACCTCGCGGGTGGGGATCACTGACGGTGAAAGTTCTCCCATATGCATTCCCGTCGCAAGCCTGGAGCAGAGAATGCCCCCTATTGAACCGCAGCCGCCCATGAAAGGCGGGATCAGCACCAAAAAGACCGCATAGGTTATCAGTGTCTCGATATCGGTTACATACGCGATTCCTGCCAGGACCCCGAGGAAAGAGAGGGGGATTAAGAGAGGGACGATCTCTTTCAGTATCACGTACGAGGGGCCACGCAAATTATAGAGATAATAAATGAACGCCACGACAGTAACTGCTGTAATAACCATCAATACCAGGAAACGGATCTGCGGATCGATCCCGATTACCAAAACCGCCGTCAGCACGAGGATCGGGATCGTAATGATATCTCCCGCGGTCGTTACCGTAGGGGAGGCGATCATATCGAGATCTATTCCTTTTTTGTAAGATACGGCTGCGGTAACCAGTGCGATCAATATTACAAGAATCCCCGACAGGATCCCGGACAAAACAGAGATCAGTATAAAGTCCGCAATCCCCATTCCCTCTATTCCAAGCAGACGGCATATCGCCCATGCAAAGATACCGAGGACGAACGACAGTATAACGGTTGCAAGGAAGGAAGCGCTTGTATTCGCCCCAAGAACACTGTCCCTGTGAAAATCGATCTCGAACTCGCCGAGATGCATGGAGGAAGAAAGCCTGGATGCCATCGCCCCGGAGATGCTTCCCCGCATATTTATGGAGGGCGGAACCAGAACCATTAAGCCCGGAATTAATGCAATCAGGTCACTTGCGGAACCTAAGTATATTCCGGCCGCACATGCTGCAAAGGAGCTTAACAGGAGAGCGGTCAGACCGACAAGGAACAGTCTTCCCTGATGACCAATTACTGCCGGAAACAACATCATCACCTTCCACCATGTTATCACTCATCCCGAAACGGCAGCTCCGTCATCGTAAGATCGTCAGGAGCAAAAATATTTCCCTCATAGTATTTTCCGGCATCATCTATATGGCTTGCCATATGGACGTATCGCGAACTTATATGCACCAAAGCAAGGCTTTTTGCCGATATTTCAGATGCAATCCTGCCTGCACCCCCGGCGGTTGAATG
The sequence above is a segment of the Methanolacinia paynteri genome. Coding sequences within it:
- a CDS encoding magnesium transporter, which produces MMLFPAVIGHQGRLFLVGLTALLLSSFAACAAGIYLGSASDLIALIPGLMVLVPPSINMRGSISGAMASRLSSSMHLGEFEIDFHRDSVLGANTSASFLATVILSFVLGIFAWAICRLLGIEGMGIADFILISVLSGILSGILVILIALVTAAVSYKKGIDLDMIASPTVTTAGDIITIPILVLTAVLVIGIDPQIRFLVLMVITAVTVVAFIYYLYNLRGPSYVILKEIVPLLIPLSFLGVLAGIAYVTDIETLITYAVFLVLIPPFMGGCGSIGGILCSRLATGMHMGELSPSVIPTREVFGHFGQSYLYSFILIPVLVLTVYYASMMLGLDSPPLSLLMVICITTGLLVITLVNFIGYFAASMSFRYGLDPDNFGIPVITSFIDLTGAALLVTVINLLL
- a CDS encoding potassium channel family protein, which codes for MTELEYQPVSFKDVLIEMKDIAELMVDLAYSAILFENKEIAREVVSLEESMNQLVYQARIQSILGARRVEEAESMSGMLQVAEAAEKISNSASEIAKIILKDVKFPSRLKQALPEAEEVTFRVKVRDNSSIDGKTLGEQKLQSTTGMRVIAIRRGVSWMYDPDRETRILDGDILIAKGLEVGIRPFYEITGNDPRSGEEEAAGAVVSDLDRAVSLIIEMKDLSELAVGLAYTSLMFNNREVADEVVSLDSRMDDMRYKLDLWILEAAKRISNVEYLRGMLYMSSFAEGISNAASLIVDVILRDIEIPPVFKKIVRESDEIISKVSIDESSSLAGKTLKEASLGTITGMVVLAIESGDRWKYRPGKNTVLNAGDVIIAKGRRDGECRLYTLSKAGHNNGSENLTGCE